From the genome of Penaeus chinensis breed Huanghai No. 1 chromosome 8, ASM1920278v2, whole genome shotgun sequence, one region includes:
- the LOC125027815 gene encoding neurotrophin 1-like codes for MALRYFVLSSLAFAILAYQTSHPSYEHGHEPDVPECAANTTKLWCLNDDHYPTYEINHAVELSVYRPNILEDEIYLCPSETAYIRPFRARNTEGKWHVVVNNIDVHYQTFTETTRIEECLTSADAYPLMPDCYESKCLQKSIYHRFLVYDPYDQYFPFAIETFKLPASCACLLGTYTLDH; via the exons ATGGCTTTGCGATACTTC GTGTTGTCGTCTTTGGCTTTCGCAATTCTTGCCTATCAGACCTCACAC CCTTCCTATGAGCATGGGCACGAGCCTGATGTGCCAGAATGTGCTGCCAACACAACCAAACTATGGTGTCTCAACGACGACCATTATCCCACCTACGAGATCAACCACGCAGTCGAACTGTCTGTATACCGACCAAACATCCTGGAAGACGAAATTTACTTGTGCCCATCAGAGACCGCTTACATCAGGCCATTTCGTGCACGGAACACTGAGGGAAAGTGGCATGTCGTTGTAAATAATATCGATGTCCATTATCAGACTTTCACTGAGACTACACGCATCGAAGAGTGTCTCACTTCCGCCGATGCATATCCTCTGATGCCTGACTGCTACGAGTCCAAGTGTCTGCAGAAGTCAATCTACCACCGCTTCCTTGTCTACGACCCTTATGATCAGTACTTCCCCTTCGCCATCGAGACATTCAAGCTTCCCGCCAGTTGTGCTTGTCTGTTGGGTACCTACACCCTTGATCATTAA
- the LOC125027814 gene encoding uncharacterized protein LOC125027814: MALTLFVFQSVVLACAGLVLGSVHPPAYGHHTQPAYGHHTPTYGHQAPAYGHQHASDHGYCDSTVAPACANNSTLSYCLEDAEYPEYEIKAVITADHLFAKKYADVADQSAEDLVDMITKDQEEAFDYSYYTGASTGDSPYDATHWAGPEGYICPSEVVYAMPKRAQNVDGKWRVIVNDVHYYSQTARLETCLFPEAACRALAPCYQSHCTQKSVYHRLLSYDPCDPYLGLFIDIYKMPSACSCHLPA, from the exons ATGGCTCTTACATTG tTTGTTTTCCAGTCGGTCGTTCTGGCATGCGCCGGACTCGTTCTGGGTTCCGTCCATCCTCCAGCATATGGTCATCACACACAGCCAGCTTATGGTCATCATACACCTACTTACGGTCATCAAGCACCTGCCTACGGCCACCAACATGCCTCCGACCACGGTTACTGCGACTCAACTGTTGCCCCCGCATGCGCTAACAACTCTACTCTTTCCTACTGCTTGGAAGACGCTGAGTATCCCGAGTATGAGATCAAGGCTGTCATCACTGCCGATCACCTGTTCGCCAAGAAGTACGCTGACGTCGCCGACCAGTCTGCTGAAGACCTGGTAGACATGATTACCAAGGACCAGGAGGAGGCCTTCGACTACTCTTACTACACTGGGGCCTCCACTGGGGACTCTCCCTACGATGCCACCCACTGGGCTGGTCCTGAGGGTTACATCTGCCCCTCCGAAgtggtgtatgccatgcccaaacGTGCCCAGAACGTGGATGGCAAGTGGCGCGTCATTGTGAACGACGTTCACTATTACAGCCAAACAGCCCGCTTGGAGACTTGTCTGTTCCCAGAGGCTGCTTGCCGCGCCCTTGCTCCTTGCTACCAGAGCCACTGCACCCAGAAGTCAGTGTATCACCGACTCCTTTCCTATGATCCATGTGACCCCTACTTGGGCCTCTTCATCGACATCTACAAGATGCCATCTGCCTGCTCCTGCCACCTTCCCGCCTAA
- the LOC125027816 gene encoding uncharacterized protein LOC125027816, producing MALTLKLAFVKSLLYSNLLIFAFQSVFLACAGLVLGSVHPPAYGHHPQPAYGHHAPAYGHHAPAYGHQHAYEHGYCDPTVAPACADNSTLSYCLEDTEYPEYEIKAAITANHLFAKKYADVADQSADDLVDMLTKDQEEAFDYSYYTGASIGDSPYDATHWAGPEGYICPSEVVYAMPKRAQNVEGKWRVIVNDVHYYSQTARLETCLFPEAACRALAPCYQSHCTQKSVYHRLLSYDPCDPYKGLFIDIYNMPSACSCHLPA from the exons ATGGCTCTTACATTG AAATTGGCCTTTGTGAAAAGCTTACTTTACTCTAATCTGCTAATCTTTGCTTTCCAGTCGGTCTTTCTAGCATGCGCCGGACTCGTTCTGGGCTCCGTCCATCCTCCAGCATATGGACATCACCCACAGCCCGCTTACGGTCATCATGCGCCTGCTTACGGTCATCATGCACCTGCTTACGGCCACCAGCATGCCTATGAGCACGGTTACTGCGACCCAACGGTTGCCCCCGCATGCGCTGATAACTCCACTCTCTCCTACTGCTTGGAAGACACTGAGTATCCTGAGTACGAGATCAAGGCTGCCATCACTGCAAATCACCTGTTCGCCAAGAAGTACGCTGACGTTGCCGACCAGTCTGCTGATGATCTGGTAGACATGCTTACCAAGGACCAGGAGGAGGCCTTCGACTACTCTTACTACACTGGGGCCTCCATTGGGGACTCTCCCTACGATGCCACTCATTGGGCTGGTCCTGAGGGTTACATCTGTCCTTCCGAAGTGGTGTACGCCATGCCCAAACGTGCCCAGAACGTAGAAGGCAAGTGGCGCGTCATTGTGAACGACGTTCACTATTACAGCCAAACTGCCCGCCTCGAAACTTGTCTGTTCCCAGAAGCTGCTTGCCGCGCCCTTGCTCCTTGCTACCAGAGCCACTGCACCCAAAAGTCAGTGTACCACCGACTTCTCTCCTACGATCCATGTGACCCCTACAAGGGACTCTTCATCGATATCTACAATATGCCATCTGCCTGCTCCTGCCACCTTCCCGCCTAA
- the LOC125028335 gene encoding protein spaetzle-like, whose product MCMNIHIILQVSLSLAVAVVADQTSHVSINLGGAPAVSHHTSSHHARTSYHHQPTYHTQSAYHPQPSYHPAPAYHPQPSYKHGHEPAVPECAANTTKTWCLEDDHYPTYEIKHAAEYHYEKLLSLYADVADLNTELSVDRPNTLDEETYLCPSETAYIRPLRAQNSEGKWRVVVNNIDAHYQTLTQTTRIEECLTSADACPLVPDCYESKCLQKSIYHRFLVYNPYDQYFPFAIETFKLPASCACLLGAYTIDH is encoded by the exons atgtgtatgaatatacatat CATCTTGCAGGTTTCGTTGTCTTTGGCGGTTGCAGTTGTGGCCGACCAGACCTCACATGTCAGCATCAATCTCGGCGGTGCTCCTGCTGTCAGCCATCACACTTCCTCTCACCACGCACGCACTTCATACCACCATCAACCTACATACCACACACAGTCCGCTTACCATCCACAACCTTCCTACCACCCTGCTCCCGCTTATCACCCACAACCTTCATATAAGCATGGACATGAGCCTGCTGTGCCTGAATGTGCTGCTAACACAACCAAAACATGGTGCCTCGAAGACGACCATTATCCTACCTACGAGATCAAACACGCAGCCGAGTATCACTACGAGaagcttctctccctctatgctgACGTAGCCGACCTCAACACCGAGTTGTCTGTGGACCGACCAAACACCCTGGATGAGGAAACTTACTTGTGCCCATCAGAGACCGCTTACATCAGGCCCCTTCGTGCCCAGAACAGCGAGGGAAAATGGCGTGTCGTTGTAAACAATATCGATGCCCATTATCAGACTCTCACTCAGACAACACGCATCGAAGAGTGTCTTACTTCCGCCGATGCATGTCCTCTTGTGCCTGACTGCTACGAGTCCAAGTGTCTGCAGAAGTCCATCTACCACCGCTTCCTTGTCTACAATCCCTATGATCAGTACTTCCCCTTCGCCATCGAGACATTCAAGCTTCCCGCCAGCTGTGCTTGTCTTTTGGGTGCCTATACCATCGACCATTAG
- the LOC125027920 gene encoding protein spaetzle 3-like, whose product MALMLSVVLACAGLVLGSVHPPVYGHHPQAAYGHHAPAYGHQHAYNHGYCDPTVAPTCAANSTLSYCLEDAEYPKYEIKAAITAGQLFAKKYTDVADQSADDLVDMLSKDQEEAFDYSYYTGASTGDSPYDATHWAGPEGYICPSEVVYAMPKHAQNVDGKWRVIVNDVHYYSQTARLETCLFPESACRALAPCYQSHCTQKSVYHRLLSYDPCDPYLGLFIDIYKMPSACSCHLPA is encoded by the exons ATGGCTCTTATGTTG TCCGTCGTTCTGGCATGCGCCGGACTCGTTCTGGGCTCTGTCCATCCTCCAGTATACGGCCATCACCCACAGGCCGCTTATGGTCATCATGCACCTGCTTACGGTCACCAACATGCTTACAACCACGGTTACTGCGACCCAACTGTTGCCCCAACATGCGCTGCCAACTCCACTCTTTCCTACTGCTTAGAAGACGCTGAGTATCCCAAGTACGAGATCAAGGCTGCCATCACTGCCGGTCAACTGTTCGCCAAAAAATACACTGACGTCGCTGACCAGTCTGCTGATGACTTGGTAGACATGCTTTCCAAGGACCAGGAGGAGGCCTTCGACTACTCTTACTACACTGGGGCCTCCACTGGGGACTCTCCCTACGATGCCACCCACTGGGCTGGTCCTGAGGGTTACATCTGTCCCTCCGAAGTGGTGTATGCCATGCCAAAACATGCACAGAATGTGGACGGTAAGTGGCGCGTCATTGTGAACGACGTTCACTATTACAGCCAAACTGCCCGCTTGGAGACTTGTCTGTTCCCAGAGTCTGCTTGCCGCGCGCTTGCTCCTTGCTACCAGAGTCACTGCACCCAGAAGTCAGTGTATCACCGACTCCTTTCCTACGATCCATGTGACCCCTACTTGGGCCTATTCATCGACATCTACAAGATGCCATCTGCCTGCTCCTGCCACCTTCCCGCCTAA
- the LOC125028323 gene encoding neurotrophin 1-like — MLQVSLSLAYAVLADQTSHVSISLGGAPAVSHHSSSHHARPSYHHQPTYHTQPSYHPQPSYHPAPAYHPQPSYEHTHEPAVPECAANTTKAWCLDDDHYPTYEIKHAAEYHYEKLLSLYADVADLNTELSVDRPNTLDEETYLCPSETAYVRPLRAQNTEGKWRVVVNNIDAHYQTLTQTTRIEECLTSADACPLVPDCYESKCLQKSIYHRFLVYNPYDQYFPFAIETFKLPASCACLLGAYTIDH, encoded by the coding sequence ATGTTGCAGGTTTCGTTGTCTTTGGCGTATGCAGTTCTGGCCGATCAGACCTCACACGTCAGCATCAGTCTCGGCGGTGCTCCTGCTGTCAGCCATCACAGCTCCTCTCACCACGCACGCCCTTCATACCACCATCAACCTACCTACCACACACAGCCCTCATACCATCCACAACCTTCCTACCACCCTGCTCCCGCTTATCACCCACAACCTTCATATGAGCATACACATGAACCTGCTGTGCCAGAATGTGCTGCCAACACAACCAAAGCATGGTGCCTCGACGACGACCATTATCCCACCTACGAGATCAAACACGCAGCCGAGTATCACTACGAGaagcttctctccctctatgctgACGTAGCCGACCTCAACACCGAACTGTCTGTGGACCGACCAAACACCCTGGATGAGGAAACTTACTTGTGCCCATCAGAGACCGCTTACGTCAGGCCCCTTCGTGCCCAGAACACCGAGGGAAAATGGCGTGTCGTTGTAAACAATATTGATGCCCATTATCAGACTCTCACTCAGACTACACGCATTGAAGAGTGTCTCACTTCCGCCGATGCATGCCCTCTTGTGCCTGACTGCTACGAGTCCAAGTGTCTACAAAAGTCCATCTATCACCGCTTCCTTGTCTACAACCCCTATGATCAGTACTTCCCCTTCGCTATCGAGACATTCAAGCTTCCCGCCAGCTGTGCTTGTCTGTTGGGTGCCTACACAATCGATCATTAA